From a single Equus asinus isolate D_3611 breed Donkey chromosome 2, EquAss-T2T_v2, whole genome shotgun sequence genomic region:
- the DKK1 gene encoding dickkopf-related protein 1: MTALGAVGAARVLVALVAAALCSHPLLRVSATLNSVLVNSNAIKNLPPPLGGAAGHPGSAVSVAPGILYEGGNKYQTIDNYQPYPCAEDEECSTDEYCASPTRGAGAGAQVCLACRKRRKRCMRHAMCCPGNFCKNGICMPSDHNHFHRGEIEETIIESFGNDHSTLDGYSRRTTLSSKMYHTKGQEGSVCLRSSDCATGLCCARHFWSKICKPVLKEGQVCTKHRRKGSHGLEIFQRCYCGEGLSCRIQKDHHQASNSSRLHTCQRH, from the exons ATGACGGCTCTGGGCGCAGTGGGCGCTGCCCGGGTCTTGGTCGCCCTGGTAGCTGCGGCTCTTTGCAGCCACCCTCTGCTCAGAGTGAGCGCCACCTTGAACTCGGTTCTCGTCAATTCCAATGCCATCAAGAACCTGCCCCCACCGCTGGGCGGCGCTGCCGGACACCCAGGCTCCGCAGTCAGCGTTGCTCCGGGAATTCTGTACGAGGGCGGGAACAAGTACCAGACTATTGACAACTACCAG CCGTACCCGTGCGCCGAGGACGAGGAGTGCAGCACCGATGAGTACTGTGCGAGTCCCACCCGCGGAGCGGGCGCCGGCGCGCAAGTCTGCCTCGCCTGCAGGAAGCGCCGAAAACGCTGCATGCGCCACGCTATGTGCTGCCCTGGGAATTTCTGCAAAAATG GAATATGTATGCCTTCTGATCACAATCATTTCCACCGAGGGGAAATCGAGGAAACCATTATTGAAAGCTTTGGTAATGATCACAGTACCTTGGATGGGTACTCCAGAAGAACTACCCTGTCTTCAAAAATGTATCATACCAAAG GACAAGAAGGTTCTGTCTGTCTGCGATCATCAGACTGTGCCACAGGATTGTGTTGTGCCAGACACTTCTGGTCCAAGATCTGTAAACCCGTCCTCAAAGAAGGTCAAGTGTGCACCAAGCACAGGAGAAAAGGCTCCCATGGGCTGGAGATATTCCAGCGTTGTTACTGCGGAGAAGGTCTGTCTTGCCGGATACAGAAAGATCACCATCAAGCCAGTAATTCTTCTAGGCTTCACACCTGTCAGAGACACTAA